ATCTCGCCTAACGTCGAGGACAGAAAGATTCGCAGTACAGCTACTTCCGCAGGAGCGACAATGGACGCCACGACCGAAAGCGCCAACGGCCCGCTGGACGGCGTACGGGTGATCGATCTGTCCACGGTGGTGATGGGCCCCTACGCCGCCCAGATCCTCGGAGACCTCGGCGCCGACGTCATCAAGATCGAGTCGCCGTCGGACACCGTACGGTCGGGCCGGTACCGGACCACGCCCGGTATGACACCGCTCAACCTGAACGTCAACCGCAACAAGCGCAGCGTCTCGCTGAACCTCAAGGACGAGGCCGACCACGAGCGCGCACTGGCGCTCATCGGCACCGCCGACGTCCTGATCACCAATATGCGCCCCGGTGCCCTGGCCCGGCTCGGCCTGACCTACGCCGACCTCGCCGAGCGCCACCCCGGCCTGGTCTACGCCCACGCCCAGGGCTTCCGCAGCGACTCCGACCGCGCGGGCCACGCCGCCTACGACGAAACGGTGCAGGCGTCCTCCGGTCTGGTGGACGTGGCCCACCGCGCGCTGGGCCGCCCCGTCTACCTGCCGACGATCATCGGCGACAAGGTCGCCGCGCTGACCATCGTCTACGCGGTGCTCGCCGCGCTGGTGCACCGCGACCGCACGGGCAGCGGCCAGCACATCGAGGTCCCCATGACGGACACCCTCCTCGCCTTCAACCTCGTGGAGCATCTGTCCGGTCATGTCTACGAGCCGGCCGAGGGCGCCACCGGATTCCCCCTGTCGATGAAGCGCGGCCACCGGGCCGTGCCCACGGCCGACGGGCTCGCCTGCGTCGTGCCGTACAACCCGCAGAACTTCCGTGACTTCTTCGCCGCCGCCGGCCGTCCCGACCTCGCCGAGGACCCGCGGGTGACGGGCCCGGCCATCGACGACGACGACGTCGACCCGCTCATGGAGCTGGTGGCCCGGTGCGCGCCGAGCCTGACCACCCAGGAGTGGGAAGAGGTCTGCGCCAAGCACAGCATCCCCATGGCGCCGGTGCTGGAGCTGGACCGGGCGGCCGAGGACCCCTACGTCCGCGACGGTCACCTCCTCGACGTGGTCGAGCACCCGAGCGAGGGCCCGATCCGTTCGGTCGGCATTCCCGTGCGCTACTCCGCCACGCCGGGCTCGGTCCGGCGGCTCGCCCCGCTGCCCGGCCAGCACACCGACGAAGTCCTCGACGAGCTCGCCGCCGCCCGGCGGTGACGGCCCACCACGCCGTCGCCCGCCCCGCACCACACCCCGACCACCGAAGGACCCGGGCCATGCCCAGCACACCGGACGCCACCCCCGACCGCACCCGTCCCGCGGACCCCACCCCCGCCGTACGCACCGAGAGGATCGGCACCTCCCTCCTCATCACCCTCGACCGGCCCCGCGCCCGTAACGCGGTCAACGCGGCCGTGGCCGCCGGACTCGCCCGCGCCCTCGACGAGTTGGCGGCCGACCCCGCACTGCGGGCCGGTGTCCTCACCGGCGCGGGGGGCACCTTCAGCGCCGGTATGGACCTCAAGGCCGCGCTGGCCGGTGAATCGCCCGAGATCCCGGGCCGCGGCTTCGGCGGACTGACCGAGACCGTGACGCCCAAGCCGCTGATCGCCGCGGTCGAGGGCTGGGCCATGGGCGGCGGTTTCGAACTCGCCCTGGCCTGCGACCTCATCGTCGCCGCCGACGAGGCCCGGTTCGGTCTGCCGGAGGTCAAGCGCGGCCTCGTCGCGGCCGGCGGCGGGGTGATCCGGCTGCCCAAGCGGATCCCCTACCACCTGGCCATGGAGCTGCTGCTGACCGGAGAGCCGCTCTCCGGCGAGCGGGCCGGTCTGCTCGGGATCGCCAACCGGGTCGTCCCGGCCGGTGAAACGGTCGGCACGGCACTGGAGTTGGCCGCACAGCTCGCGGCGAACGCCCCGCTCGCCCTCGCCGCCGTGAAGAAGATCGCCCACGCCGCCGACGGCACACCCGAGCCGGCCGCGTTCGCCGCCCAGCGCAGGGAGACGGCCGCACTCGCCGCATCGGCCGACGTACGGGAAGGCATGACGGCCTTCGCCGAGCGCCGCGCCCCCGTCTGGCAGGGCAAGTAGGAGGAGCACCCCATGAAGCAGCACGACGTCACCCGGCACCATGCCACCCCCCTGATCAACCCGGCGTATCCACCCGTCATCCCGCGCTTCACCCACCGCGAGTACCTCAACATCGTCTACCGCACCGACTACGACGCCCTGCGTGCGGTGGTCCCCGAGCCGCTGGAGATCGACGAACCGCTGGTCCGCTTCGAGGTGATGCGGATGGGCGATGTCACCGGGTACGGGCCGTACACCGAATCCGGCCAGGCGGTCCCGGTCCGCTACGAAGGCGAGCGCGGGGAGTACCTGCACGCCATGTACCTCGACAACTTCGCGGCCACGGCATCCGGGCGCGAGGCGAGCGCCTATCCCAAGACCCTCGGTTCGCCCGCCCTGTACGTGGACCACGGCGCGCTCGTCGGCGTCCTCGACTACGGCACGGTC
This Streptomyces decoyicus DNA region includes the following protein-coding sequences:
- a CDS encoding CaiB/BaiF CoA transferase family protein gives rise to the protein MDATTESANGPLDGVRVIDLSTVVMGPYAAQILGDLGADVIKIESPSDTVRSGRYRTTPGMTPLNLNVNRNKRSVSLNLKDEADHERALALIGTADVLITNMRPGALARLGLTYADLAERHPGLVYAHAQGFRSDSDRAGHAAYDETVQASSGLVDVAHRALGRPVYLPTIIGDKVAALTIVYAVLAALVHRDRTGSGQHIEVPMTDTLLAFNLVEHLSGHVYEPAEGATGFPLSMKRGHRAVPTADGLACVVPYNPQNFRDFFAAAGRPDLAEDPRVTGPAIDDDDVDPLMELVARCAPSLTTQEWEEVCAKHSIPMAPVLELDRAAEDPYVRDGHLLDVVEHPSEGPIRSVGIPVRYSATPGSVRRLAPLPGQHTDEVLDELAAARR
- a CDS encoding crotonase/enoyl-CoA hydratase family protein; the protein is MPSTPDATPDRTRPADPTPAVRTERIGTSLLITLDRPRARNAVNAAVAAGLARALDELAADPALRAGVLTGAGGTFSAGMDLKAALAGESPEIPGRGFGGLTETVTPKPLIAAVEGWAMGGGFELALACDLIVAADEARFGLPEVKRGLVAAGGGVIRLPKRIPYHLAMELLLTGEPLSGERAGLLGIANRVVPAGETVGTALELAAQLAANAPLALAAVKKIAHAADGTPEPAAFAAQRRETAALAASADVREGMTAFAERRAPVWQGK
- a CDS encoding acetoacetate decarboxylase, producing MKQHDVTRHHATPLINPAYPPVIPRFTHREYLNIVYRTDYDALRAVVPEPLEIDEPLVRFEVMRMGDVTGYGPYTESGQAVPVRYEGERGEYLHAMYLDNFAATASGREASAYPKTLGSPALYVDHGALVGVLDYGTVRVATATMGYKHHELDPEEAAAQLTVPTFMLKLVPGYDGAPQVAQLVRTEIGDVAVKGAWTGPARLQLSAHVLAPLADLPVREIVSASHLLADLTLAPVEPVHDYLAR